The following coding sequences are from one Electrophorus electricus isolate fEleEle1 chromosome 22, fEleEle1.pri, whole genome shotgun sequence window:
- the LOC113570355 gene encoding proteoglycan 4-like isoform X1, which produces MAEARIEDEEESMREARDRANASSERVERNKPEQRHSSSQGAFSSIRNAIKRTSTRSTSFRSSTQIDHNRDRRRPEITILSAEPLASNAWYPGTPAAPSAQPTWTSSILTVQLPPPSYEQVIREKSLEENISSSLPTPSAVSTSSAVPASSRPPSSSSSAPHPSTATIATQTDTDVPSPARVRTRRSVRRPPKPPPPALPLMPKPAPVHTRSLIDLDSPDSPCDTCSLLHTFSSEIPSGPLSEQRRARNDLSDSDVTVDLTRHSSAPTLCDSSPDSHDPPSQQKVSAHPRPHPRSKGGLQPVIIEDVLDQPMTREVKVQTLVRLKDDDTVHALAGFTDGSLEFASNKYLQELLDVFGYDEQCLQSNQNSESDQCGKSEEEEEDDDVSESFFISPHPSEPLERPKPKPRTKNPKLPGTPKPPSLTHGVPEAESPSKEKSKQGESEEEHKQEKSEEKLSPPVPAPRPVLNKTATSQQQQSTSEESSPQTGRLARPAGHPVAARRSKAAAQDEGALSGHPTAAVPPKASGSPVPTPRAAMVSPERGKGPLGPKQERPPFPAKPQSQKRPSSASRTSGRATVDKASPSFRLLPLRPPPIKLIKSAGSSQTNDTANQLPGSRVPKGGPPLPPRPKPGHPLYKDYTSKVQASANQNQTASKTVREEPPSQKENLLVHTDNAHTPRQARSSREVKSRGGDLHEDACPAAPAEPTSQPRAKQELRGEQRTERKAKTVRQPEQELKGEQQEERRARLNVGDSCVAQFAFEGETDELTLHEGDVITLLERVNDEWGRGSLSGHTGLFPISFVQSIPEVSLSRKTTCESPAPAYVGGKQTGRAMYEFTPECEDELCLKVGDIVCSLESVDEQWFEGEFRGRRGIVPKSYIQVLKDPESLP; this is translated from the exons ATGGCTGAGGCGAGAATCGAAGATGAAGAGGAAAGTATGAGGGAAGCAAGAGATCGGGCGAACGCATCTTCAG agcgAGTGGAGAGGAACAAGCCTGAACAACGCCACTCCAGCAG TCAAGGAGCATTCTCTTCGATAAGAAATGCCATTAAAAGAA CATCTACCAGATCAACATCTTTCAGATCATCTACCCAAATAGACCACAACAGAGACAGACG ACGTCCAGAGATCACAATCCTGTCAGCTGAACCACTGGCCAGCAACGCCTGGTACCCCGGGACCCCGGCTGCTCCCTCTGCCCAGCCCACTTGGACTAGCAGTATTCTCACAGTGCAA CTTCCTCCACCTTCATACGAACAGGTGATCCGAGAAAAGAGCCTCGAGGAAaacatctcctcctctctccccaccccttcTGCTGTATCCACGTCCTCTGCTGTCCCTGCCTCGTCCAGGCCGccttcttcctcatcctctgctCCCCATCCGTCTACTGCCACCATCGCCACGCAGACCGACACCGACGTTCCTTCTCCAGCGCGCGTCCGTACTAGACGCTCAG TTCGTAGACCCCCGAAACCGCCTCCCCCTGCCTTGCCACTCATGCCTAAACCCGCACCTGTACACACGCGCTCGCTGATCGACCTGGATTCACCTGACTCGCCATGTGACACGTGCAGCCTGCTCCACACATTCAGTAGTGAGATTCCAAGCGGACCTCTGTCGGAACAGCGCAGAGCTCGGAATGACCTCAGtgacagtgatgtcacagtggaTCTCACTCGCCACAGCTCCGCCCCCACACTCTGTGACTCCTCCCCAGATTCCCACGATCCTCCGTCGCAGCAAAAAGTGTCCGCACATCCCAGACCACATCCTCGCTCGAAAGGTGGTTTGCAGCCAGTCATCATAGAGGATGTTCTGGATCAGCCAATGACAAGAGAGGTCAAAGTTCAGACTTTAGTGCGACTCAAGGATGATGACACTGTGCATGCTCTTGCAGGATTTACTGATGGTTCTTTGGAATTTGCCTCTAATAAGTACCTACAGGAATTATTGGATGTCTTTGGTTATGATGAGCAGTGTTTGCAAAGTAACCAGAACAGCGAAAGTGACCAATGTGGGAAGagtgaagaagaagaggaggatgatgatgtTTCTGAGAGTTTTTTTATTTCACCTCATCCTTCAGAACCCTTAGAGagaccaaaaccaaaaccaagaaCTAAGAACCCTAAACTGCCAGGAACCCCAAAACCACCCAGCCTGACACATGGAGTCCCGGAGGCTGAAAGTCCTTCCAAGGAAAAGAGCAAGCAGGGAGAGTCCGAGGAAGAGCACAAGCAAGAAAAGTCCGAGGAAAAGCTAAGCCCTCCAGTGCCTGCCCCTAGGCCCGTGCTTAACAAAACAGCCACGTCCCAACAGCAGCAGAGTACCTCGGAAGAGAGCAGCCCACAGACGGGCCGACTCGCTCGACCCGCCGGACATCCGGTGGCGGCCCGAAGGTCTAAAGCTGCTGCCCAGGATGAAGGAGCCCTGTCTGGGCATCCGACCGCAGCGGTGCCCCCAAAGGCTTCTGGTTCACCTGTTCCCACTCCTAGAGCAGCAATGGTGTCACCCGAAAGagggaaag gTCCCCTTGGCCCCAAGCAGGAACGTCCCCCGTTTCCAGCCAAGCCCCAGTCCCAGAAAAGACCTTCATCAGCATCCCGCACTTCTGGAAGG gccACTGTTGATAAAGCTTCACCCTCTTTTCG GTTGCTCCCTCTGCGTCCTCCTCCAATCAAGCTCATCAAATCAGCAGGCTCCTCCCAGACTAATGATACAGCCAATCAGCTCCCAGGCAGCAGGGTACCAAAAGGAGGCCCACCCCTGCCACCTAGACCTAAGCCAGGGCATCCTCTCTACAAGGACTACACA AGCAAAGTTCAAGCAAGTGCAAATCAGAACCAAACTGCAAGTAAGACAGTAAGAGAGGAACCCCCCTCCCAG AAGGAGAACCTCCTGGTACATACGGACaacgcacacactcccagacaAGCGCGCAGCAGTAGGGAGGTGAAAAGCCGAGGCGGAGACCTTCACGAGGACGCGTGTCCGGCGGCGCCAGCCGAGCCCACCTCTCAGCCACGGGCCAAGCAGGAGCTGAGGGGAGAGCAGCGTACAGAGCGGAAGGCGAAGACAGTGCGACAGCCAGAGCAGGAGCTGAAGGGAGAACAGCAGGAAGAACGACGAGCCCGGCTGAACGTCGGTGACAg tTGTGTAGCCCAGTTTGCATTTGAAGGTGAGACGGATGAGCTGACGCTGCATGAAGGTGATGTCATCACGTTACTGGAGCGTGTGAATGATGAGTGGGGACGTGGCAGCCTAAGTGGACACACGGGCCTCTTTCCTATCAGTTTTGTCCAATCCATTCCGGAAGTTTCGTTGTCAAGGAAAACTACATGCGAATCACCTG CCCCTGCTTATGTGGGAGggaaacagacaggcagagccATGTATGAATTCACACCAGAGTGTGAGGACGAACTCTGTCTCAAG gTGGGGGACATAGTGTGCTCTCTGGAGTCTGTGGATGAGCAGTGGTTCGAGGGGGAGTTCCGTGGGAGACGGGGAATTGTGCCCAAATCTTACATTCAGGTTCTCAAAGACCCGGAATCACTTCCGTAA
- the LOC113570355 gene encoding SH3 domain-containing protein 19-like isoform X2, which yields MAEARIEDEEESMREARDRANASSERVERNKPEQRHSSSQGAFSSIRNAIKRTSTRSTSFRSSTQIDHNRDRRRPEITILSAEPLASNAWYPGTPAAPSAQPTWTSSILTVQLPPPSYEQVIREKSLEENISSSLPTPSAVSTSSAVPASSRPPSSSSSAPHPSTATIATQTDTDVPSPARVRTRRSVRRPPKPPPPALPLMPKPAPVHTRSLIDLDSPDSPCDTCSLLHTFSSEIPSGPLSEQRRARNDLSDSDVTVDLTRHSSAPTLCDSSPDSHDPPSQQKVSAHPRPHPRSKGGLQPVIIEDVLDQPMTREVKVQTLVRLKDDDTVHALAGFTDGSLEFASNKYLQELLDVFGYDEQCLQSNQNSESDQCGKSEEEEEDDDVSESFFISPHPSEPLERPKPKPRTKNPKLPGTPKPPSLTHGVPEAESPSKEKSKQGESEEEHKQEKSEEKLSPPVPAPRPVLNKTATSQQQQSTSEESSPQTGRLARPAGHPVAARRSKAAAQDEGALSGHPTAAVPPKASGSPVPTPRAAMVSPERGKGPLGPKQERPPFPAKPQSQKRPSSASRTSGRATVDKASPSFRLLPLRPPPIKLIKSAGSSQTNDTANQLPGSRVPKGGPPLPPRPKPGHPLYKDYTSKVQASANQNQTASKTVREEPPSQENLLVHTDNAHTPRQARSSREVKSRGGDLHEDACPAAPAEPTSQPRAKQELRGEQRTERKAKTVRQPEQELKGEQQEERRARLNVGDSCVAQFAFEGETDELTLHEGDVITLLERVNDEWGRGSLSGHTGLFPISFVQSIPEVSLSRKTTCESPAPAYVGGKQTGRAMYEFTPECEDELCLKVGDIVCSLESVDEQWFEGEFRGRRGIVPKSYIQVLKDPESLP from the exons ATGGCTGAGGCGAGAATCGAAGATGAAGAGGAAAGTATGAGGGAAGCAAGAGATCGGGCGAACGCATCTTCAG agcgAGTGGAGAGGAACAAGCCTGAACAACGCCACTCCAGCAG TCAAGGAGCATTCTCTTCGATAAGAAATGCCATTAAAAGAA CATCTACCAGATCAACATCTTTCAGATCATCTACCCAAATAGACCACAACAGAGACAGACG ACGTCCAGAGATCACAATCCTGTCAGCTGAACCACTGGCCAGCAACGCCTGGTACCCCGGGACCCCGGCTGCTCCCTCTGCCCAGCCCACTTGGACTAGCAGTATTCTCACAGTGCAA CTTCCTCCACCTTCATACGAACAGGTGATCCGAGAAAAGAGCCTCGAGGAAaacatctcctcctctctccccaccccttcTGCTGTATCCACGTCCTCTGCTGTCCCTGCCTCGTCCAGGCCGccttcttcctcatcctctgctCCCCATCCGTCTACTGCCACCATCGCCACGCAGACCGACACCGACGTTCCTTCTCCAGCGCGCGTCCGTACTAGACGCTCAG TTCGTAGACCCCCGAAACCGCCTCCCCCTGCCTTGCCACTCATGCCTAAACCCGCACCTGTACACACGCGCTCGCTGATCGACCTGGATTCACCTGACTCGCCATGTGACACGTGCAGCCTGCTCCACACATTCAGTAGTGAGATTCCAAGCGGACCTCTGTCGGAACAGCGCAGAGCTCGGAATGACCTCAGtgacagtgatgtcacagtggaTCTCACTCGCCACAGCTCCGCCCCCACACTCTGTGACTCCTCCCCAGATTCCCACGATCCTCCGTCGCAGCAAAAAGTGTCCGCACATCCCAGACCACATCCTCGCTCGAAAGGTGGTTTGCAGCCAGTCATCATAGAGGATGTTCTGGATCAGCCAATGACAAGAGAGGTCAAAGTTCAGACTTTAGTGCGACTCAAGGATGATGACACTGTGCATGCTCTTGCAGGATTTACTGATGGTTCTTTGGAATTTGCCTCTAATAAGTACCTACAGGAATTATTGGATGTCTTTGGTTATGATGAGCAGTGTTTGCAAAGTAACCAGAACAGCGAAAGTGACCAATGTGGGAAGagtgaagaagaagaggaggatgatgatgtTTCTGAGAGTTTTTTTATTTCACCTCATCCTTCAGAACCCTTAGAGagaccaaaaccaaaaccaagaaCTAAGAACCCTAAACTGCCAGGAACCCCAAAACCACCCAGCCTGACACATGGAGTCCCGGAGGCTGAAAGTCCTTCCAAGGAAAAGAGCAAGCAGGGAGAGTCCGAGGAAGAGCACAAGCAAGAAAAGTCCGAGGAAAAGCTAAGCCCTCCAGTGCCTGCCCCTAGGCCCGTGCTTAACAAAACAGCCACGTCCCAACAGCAGCAGAGTACCTCGGAAGAGAGCAGCCCACAGACGGGCCGACTCGCTCGACCCGCCGGACATCCGGTGGCGGCCCGAAGGTCTAAAGCTGCTGCCCAGGATGAAGGAGCCCTGTCTGGGCATCCGACCGCAGCGGTGCCCCCAAAGGCTTCTGGTTCACCTGTTCCCACTCCTAGAGCAGCAATGGTGTCACCCGAAAGagggaaag gTCCCCTTGGCCCCAAGCAGGAACGTCCCCCGTTTCCAGCCAAGCCCCAGTCCCAGAAAAGACCTTCATCAGCATCCCGCACTTCTGGAAGG gccACTGTTGATAAAGCTTCACCCTCTTTTCG GTTGCTCCCTCTGCGTCCTCCTCCAATCAAGCTCATCAAATCAGCAGGCTCCTCCCAGACTAATGATACAGCCAATCAGCTCCCAGGCAGCAGGGTACCAAAAGGAGGCCCACCCCTGCCACCTAGACCTAAGCCAGGGCATCCTCTCTACAAGGACTACACA AGCAAAGTTCAAGCAAGTGCAAATCAGAACCAAACTGCAAGTAAGACAGTAAGAGAGGAACCCCCCTCCCAG GAGAACCTCCTGGTACATACGGACaacgcacacactcccagacaAGCGCGCAGCAGTAGGGAGGTGAAAAGCCGAGGCGGAGACCTTCACGAGGACGCGTGTCCGGCGGCGCCAGCCGAGCCCACCTCTCAGCCACGGGCCAAGCAGGAGCTGAGGGGAGAGCAGCGTACAGAGCGGAAGGCGAAGACAGTGCGACAGCCAGAGCAGGAGCTGAAGGGAGAACAGCAGGAAGAACGACGAGCCCGGCTGAACGTCGGTGACAg tTGTGTAGCCCAGTTTGCATTTGAAGGTGAGACGGATGAGCTGACGCTGCATGAAGGTGATGTCATCACGTTACTGGAGCGTGTGAATGATGAGTGGGGACGTGGCAGCCTAAGTGGACACACGGGCCTCTTTCCTATCAGTTTTGTCCAATCCATTCCGGAAGTTTCGTTGTCAAGGAAAACTACATGCGAATCACCTG CCCCTGCTTATGTGGGAGggaaacagacaggcagagccATGTATGAATTCACACCAGAGTGTGAGGACGAACTCTGTCTCAAG gTGGGGGACATAGTGTGCTCTCTGGAGTCTGTGGATGAGCAGTGGTTCGAGGGGGAGTTCCGTGGGAGACGGGGAATTGTGCCCAAATCTTACATTCAGGTTCTCAAAGACCCGGAATCACTTCCGTAA
- the LOC113570355 gene encoding SH3 domain-containing protein 19-like isoform X3, which produces MAEARIEDEEESMREARDRANASSERVERNKPEQRHSSSQGAFSSIRNAIKRNHNRDRRRPEITILSAEPLASNAWYPGTPAAPSAQPTWTSSILTVQLPPPSYEQVIREKSLEENISSSLPTPSAVSTSSAVPASSRPPSSSSSAPHPSTATIATQTDTDVPSPARVRTRRSVRRPPKPPPPALPLMPKPAPVHTRSLIDLDSPDSPCDTCSLLHTFSSEIPSGPLSEQRRARNDLSDSDVTVDLTRHSSAPTLCDSSPDSHDPPSQQKVSAHPRPHPRSKGGLQPVIIEDVLDQPMTREVKVQTLVRLKDDDTVHALAGFTDGSLEFASNKYLQELLDVFGYDEQCLQSNQNSESDQCGKSEEEEEDDDVSESFFISPHPSEPLERPKPKPRTKNPKLPGTPKPPSLTHGVPEAESPSKEKSKQGESEEEHKQEKSEEKLSPPVPAPRPVLNKTATSQQQQSTSEESSPQTGRLARPAGHPVAARRSKAAAQDEGALSGHPTAAVPPKASGSPVPTPRAAMVSPERGKGPLGPKQERPPFPAKPQSQKRPSSASRTSGRATVDKASPSFRLLPLRPPPIKLIKSAGSSQTNDTANQLPGSRVPKGGPPLPPRPKPGHPLYKDYTSKVQASANQNQTASKTVREEPPSQKENLLVHTDNAHTPRQARSSREVKSRGGDLHEDACPAAPAEPTSQPRAKQELRGEQRTERKAKTVRQPEQELKGEQQEERRARLNVGDSCVAQFAFEGETDELTLHEGDVITLLERVNDEWGRGSLSGHTGLFPISFVQSIPEVSLSRKTTCESPAPAYVGGKQTGRAMYEFTPECEDELCLKVGDIVCSLESVDEQWFEGEFRGRRGIVPKSYIQVLKDPESLP; this is translated from the exons ATGGCTGAGGCGAGAATCGAAGATGAAGAGGAAAGTATGAGGGAAGCAAGAGATCGGGCGAACGCATCTTCAG agcgAGTGGAGAGGAACAAGCCTGAACAACGCCACTCCAGCAG TCAAGGAGCATTCTCTTCGATAAGAAATGCCATTAAAAGAA ACCACAACAGAGACAGACG ACGTCCAGAGATCACAATCCTGTCAGCTGAACCACTGGCCAGCAACGCCTGGTACCCCGGGACCCCGGCTGCTCCCTCTGCCCAGCCCACTTGGACTAGCAGTATTCTCACAGTGCAA CTTCCTCCACCTTCATACGAACAGGTGATCCGAGAAAAGAGCCTCGAGGAAaacatctcctcctctctccccaccccttcTGCTGTATCCACGTCCTCTGCTGTCCCTGCCTCGTCCAGGCCGccttcttcctcatcctctgctCCCCATCCGTCTACTGCCACCATCGCCACGCAGACCGACACCGACGTTCCTTCTCCAGCGCGCGTCCGTACTAGACGCTCAG TTCGTAGACCCCCGAAACCGCCTCCCCCTGCCTTGCCACTCATGCCTAAACCCGCACCTGTACACACGCGCTCGCTGATCGACCTGGATTCACCTGACTCGCCATGTGACACGTGCAGCCTGCTCCACACATTCAGTAGTGAGATTCCAAGCGGACCTCTGTCGGAACAGCGCAGAGCTCGGAATGACCTCAGtgacagtgatgtcacagtggaTCTCACTCGCCACAGCTCCGCCCCCACACTCTGTGACTCCTCCCCAGATTCCCACGATCCTCCGTCGCAGCAAAAAGTGTCCGCACATCCCAGACCACATCCTCGCTCGAAAGGTGGTTTGCAGCCAGTCATCATAGAGGATGTTCTGGATCAGCCAATGACAAGAGAGGTCAAAGTTCAGACTTTAGTGCGACTCAAGGATGATGACACTGTGCATGCTCTTGCAGGATTTACTGATGGTTCTTTGGAATTTGCCTCTAATAAGTACCTACAGGAATTATTGGATGTCTTTGGTTATGATGAGCAGTGTTTGCAAAGTAACCAGAACAGCGAAAGTGACCAATGTGGGAAGagtgaagaagaagaggaggatgatgatgtTTCTGAGAGTTTTTTTATTTCACCTCATCCTTCAGAACCCTTAGAGagaccaaaaccaaaaccaagaaCTAAGAACCCTAAACTGCCAGGAACCCCAAAACCACCCAGCCTGACACATGGAGTCCCGGAGGCTGAAAGTCCTTCCAAGGAAAAGAGCAAGCAGGGAGAGTCCGAGGAAGAGCACAAGCAAGAAAAGTCCGAGGAAAAGCTAAGCCCTCCAGTGCCTGCCCCTAGGCCCGTGCTTAACAAAACAGCCACGTCCCAACAGCAGCAGAGTACCTCGGAAGAGAGCAGCCCACAGACGGGCCGACTCGCTCGACCCGCCGGACATCCGGTGGCGGCCCGAAGGTCTAAAGCTGCTGCCCAGGATGAAGGAGCCCTGTCTGGGCATCCGACCGCAGCGGTGCCCCCAAAGGCTTCTGGTTCACCTGTTCCCACTCCTAGAGCAGCAATGGTGTCACCCGAAAGagggaaag gTCCCCTTGGCCCCAAGCAGGAACGTCCCCCGTTTCCAGCCAAGCCCCAGTCCCAGAAAAGACCTTCATCAGCATCCCGCACTTCTGGAAGG gccACTGTTGATAAAGCTTCACCCTCTTTTCG GTTGCTCCCTCTGCGTCCTCCTCCAATCAAGCTCATCAAATCAGCAGGCTCCTCCCAGACTAATGATACAGCCAATCAGCTCCCAGGCAGCAGGGTACCAAAAGGAGGCCCACCCCTGCCACCTAGACCTAAGCCAGGGCATCCTCTCTACAAGGACTACACA AGCAAAGTTCAAGCAAGTGCAAATCAGAACCAAACTGCAAGTAAGACAGTAAGAGAGGAACCCCCCTCCCAG AAGGAGAACCTCCTGGTACATACGGACaacgcacacactcccagacaAGCGCGCAGCAGTAGGGAGGTGAAAAGCCGAGGCGGAGACCTTCACGAGGACGCGTGTCCGGCGGCGCCAGCCGAGCCCACCTCTCAGCCACGGGCCAAGCAGGAGCTGAGGGGAGAGCAGCGTACAGAGCGGAAGGCGAAGACAGTGCGACAGCCAGAGCAGGAGCTGAAGGGAGAACAGCAGGAAGAACGACGAGCCCGGCTGAACGTCGGTGACAg tTGTGTAGCCCAGTTTGCATTTGAAGGTGAGACGGATGAGCTGACGCTGCATGAAGGTGATGTCATCACGTTACTGGAGCGTGTGAATGATGAGTGGGGACGTGGCAGCCTAAGTGGACACACGGGCCTCTTTCCTATCAGTTTTGTCCAATCCATTCCGGAAGTTTCGTTGTCAAGGAAAACTACATGCGAATCACCTG CCCCTGCTTATGTGGGAGggaaacagacaggcagagccATGTATGAATTCACACCAGAGTGTGAGGACGAACTCTGTCTCAAG gTGGGGGACATAGTGTGCTCTCTGGAGTCTGTGGATGAGCAGTGGTTCGAGGGGGAGTTCCGTGGGAGACGGGGAATTGTGCCCAAATCTTACATTCAGGTTCTCAAAGACCCGGAATCACTTCCGTAA